The genomic region TGCTGCCGAGCGGGGTTCTGGTGATCACCGCTGCGGCGGCCGCGGCGGCCGCCGGAGCGGCGGGGCCGGTGGCCGTGCCCGCGCAGGTGCCGGACATTCTGGCCCTGCTCGTGATCGCCACGACCGCCTCGGTGCTGGGGGACATGGCCGCGTACCGGCTGGCCCGGCGCGGCGGGGCCCGGCTGGACCGGGCCATCGCCCGCTCCCGTCGGCTGACACGGGCCCATGAGCGGCTCGGTACGGCTCTGGCCCGGGGCGGCGGCGCCCTGGTGGTGATCGCCCGTTTCGCGCCGGCCGGGCGCTCGGTGGTGTCCCTGGGAGCGGGCAAGACGCACCGCAAGGTGGCGGAGTTCCTGCCCTGGTCGGTCCTGGCGGGCATGGCCTGGGCGGGCTACAGCGTGTCGCTGGGCTACTTCGGTACCCAGTGGCTCGGTACCCAGTGGCTGGGGACGGCCGTCTCCGTCGTCGCCCTGTTCGCCGCGGGCGCGGTGGCCGCCTTCCTCGTCCGCCGCCCGGCCTCGCCGACGGCGGCGCCGGCAGCGTGAGCCGGTCCGGTCCTGCGGCGGCGTGCTCCCTCTGATGGAGCAGTGGCTCACCCGTTCACCCGGCCCCGATCGCCGTGCCCGGCCCGGGCTCCTAGCGTCCACAGCACGGTGCGCAACCGAATCCGCGTCACATCCGTGCCCTGGCCGCGCCGTTTCGAGGAGCCCGAGGAGTTCTCTCCATGCCCGCCAAGCCGCCTGTCACGCCACCCGTCTCCCCTCTCGCCCGACCGCTCGCGCGACCGCCCGCCCGGCGGTCCGCCGCGCCGCGCCGGCTGCTGGCCGTCGCGGCCGCGTCGCTCGCCATCGCCGCCGCCACTCCCGCCTCACTCGCCTACGCCGCCCCCACCGCCTCCGTCTCCCCCACCACGGTCGCACCGGGTGGCCGGGTCTCCCTCAACATCGCGGGCTGCGGCACCCAGACCGCCCGGGTCACCTCCAGCGCCTTCGGCGAGGCACGCCTGACCGCCGGCAGTGTGGATGCGAACAACCTCTTCGGCAACGCCACCGTCTACAACAATGCCGGTCAGGGCACGCACCGCGTCACCTTCGAGTGCGGCGGTCCTGGCGGTGAGCGCGTCACCGTCTCGCTGGCTGTCGCCCCGGGGGGCGCGCGCGGCGGGACGGGCGGCAGCATCGACTCGGTGAGCCCGGGTCAGATCGCCATGGGCGGCGCCCTCGTCATGGGCGCGCTCGGCGCCGGGGTGTGGGTGGTGCGGCGCCGCGCGGCCGCCTGACCTCCCGCGTCGCGGGAGGCCGTAGGTCCCCGGGTCAGGCGGTGGCGGTTGCGGTGGCCTGGCCCCGTACCTGCAGACCGTCGAGGAGCAGCCGGGTGGCCTCTGCGACGGCGTCCACGGACGCCTCGAACACCTCTCGGTTGTGCGCGGCGGGGACCCGGAACCCGGACACCTTGCGTACGTACTGCAGCGCGGCGGAGCGGATCTCCTCCTCGGTGGCCTTCTCGGGGATCGCGGGCGGGCGCAGGGTCTTAATGGAACGGCACATACTCCTACTATCCCGCTAGCGAGGCAGCTCCGCCCCGGACAATTTCATGATCAATCCAGCTTGGAGCCGGCCCCTGAGTTCCGGGTCCGTGACCTCGTCCAGCAGCCCTATGGCCTGCTGGGTCGTCTCGGCGGCCCGCCGGTCGTCGCGCAGCGAGGCGGTCTGGTCGGCCATGTGCCTGAGCGCGATGTCGGCCCGCCGGTGGAAGAGCTGCCCGACCAGGGTCGTGACCAGGCCGACCGAGCTGGTCACGACCCCGAGGTACAGCTCCCCGCCGCCTTCGGCCTTCCAGACGGCCAGCGCCACCCCGCAGAGGAGGATCGCCGCTCCGACCCCGGCGAACCGCTGGCTGGTCGCGAAGCTGCTCCGCGCCTGGGTCAGCCCGTAGGCGTAGTACTCCACGAGGATGGGTGTGAAGTCGTCGCGGCGGTCGCCGAGTTGTGCCGGTGGGTGCGGCCGGATGCCGCCGACGTCGTCGAACTTCGGGTGTCCCGGCCCGCCGACGGCTTCACCACCGGGCTCGGCCACCGGTTCGGCGACGTGCGCGAGCAACCGTGCCCGCTCCTCGTCCCGCTTGCGCTCGAAGCCCGCCCCGACCGCCCGCTCCAGCATCACCACCAGGACCGCGGCCACCGCCACGGCCACCCCACCCCACGCGAGCCACTCGCCCATCCCCCGACGATCCCACGGCCCGATCGTCCGGCCAAGACCTAGTAGCCCCAGCGCGGTTGGCTGCCGTCCTGGCGGCAGTAGATCAGGCGGCCGTTGCCCGCGTGCGTGGACCGGCCGAGGTCGGCCTTGCGGCAGAACTGGCCCGCGTTGTAGCAGTTCCCCGCGTTGGAGACGATCTCGCACGCGGGGTCCGCGGGCTCGGCCGGCGGACTCGTCGGAGCCTTGGTCGTGCGCTTGGGCGCCGGGGCGGTGCTGGGTGCCTTCTGGTCGGGGGTGTCCGACGGGCTCGGGACCGCGGTCGGAGAAGGTGACGGAGCGAGGGACGGAGACGGCGGCGGAGTCGGGCTCGGGGAGGCGTTAGTCGGCACCGCCGAGACCGAGGGGAGGGTCGGCGGCGCGGACACCGCCGGCCCCTCACCCCCGGCGGGCCCGCAGGCGACGGCAGCACCGGCCACCAACAGCGCGACCACCGCCCGCCGCACAACGCCCCCGGCCCGCCGAGTACGACCTCTGCCGCCCTCACCGTGTCACTGCTGCGCATCGCTGACATCGGAGACACGGATCAGTGCCCAGGCAGCATGGGATGCGAAAGACCCCCCGCCGTGATCGGCGGGGGGCCTTTTGACTGGTGGGCACGGACGGTTTCGAACCGCCGAAAACTGCTTTGTAAGTTCGACCAACTGGCTGGCCTACCTGCCTGGCCAATGGCAAGACGTAACCCAAGCAGCGAGAGGCCTTCAAGTCCCTTCATGTTCCCTGACGTTGCCGTCAAAAACTGCCGTCACTGCAATGGTCCACCAAAAGGTCAACGGGCTCGTCTGGGTCCTGCCGTCGCTCGGTCCTACTGAGCAAGACACGACTCCGGAGGCTTTTTGGAATCCGGACAGCGCAGCAGGTCACGGCCCTGCACGTGGCGGATCAGGTGGGACGAGAAGGCGGATAGTCCACGGCCAGCTGAACACCGCATAGCCGTTCGATCGGGAATCATAACCGCACCTGGAGCTCACCGACCACATTGTCCCTCGAGTGAAAACACCTCGAATCCGCAAACTTACGATCTTACCCCCGCGGCAAGAACCACACCAACACCATCACGCCGATGATGGCAGCCAGAGAAAACAAAGAGAGGAAAACTGCTACCCGGAGCTGCGCTGCGGCTGTAACAGCATACCCTTGATATTGGTCGTACCAATCCTCAAGATTCTCTGTGCCGACTCTGACTGCTCGCGGCCAGCCATATGCGGCCTTGTAGCCAGAGATGACCGCAAGAACCGCTAGCGTTACGCCAGCCACGAGTGCTAGTGCCACACCCCACTTCGAAGCAGCATTCATCCCTGTCAACGCATCCTTTGCCGTGGCAATACCGGTCAGGGAAAACAGTGCATAGATAGCAGAAACAGCCCCCAGCCATTTCTCTGCGGAATATTGAACACGCTTGTCCTGAGCGGCCAGAGCTTCATTTAGCGCCGCTGCTGCGGGCAATAGCCGAAGGTTCTTCTCTGTGCTCAATGCATAGGTTCCACCTTCCTGCTTAGTAAGCCTTCCAAGCCAGTATCGCCCACAGCCTCCCCGCACCCCCTCAGGCTGCTTGTGATCGCGCCGACAATTGCAGATGATCTGCGCGGTCCATTCCCGTGGCGTTGCTTGATCTTTCGCCGACGCACCCAGCCCACCCACCACTACGGTGTCTCTCACCTCGACTTCGCAATCATGGCCGCACGTCGGGCACAGCCCGGTTAGAATGGGCAGTTTCCTATAACGGTCATGCACCTCCCAATGCGAGATCTGGTCGTCGCTCACCGTAATGAACTCATGGGCATAAACGAGTGCAGATGCGTCTGTCATGAGAGCCCCTTAAAATGGGAGTGGATGCACCTGCCGACTCTAATACCGGTCGGCCATTTCGGTGACGAGCGCCGCGCCCTTGATGTGTACGTTCACTCCAACGCCTTGGAGGTCGGAGTGTCACAAGATCAGACAAGGCCAATTTTCCCAAGTGTCGAGTGGTTTTCCAGGATGCTAAATGCGCCAGGAGCGCAACCCCCTAAGGGCGCATTGGCCGAAAGCATGGATGTACCGGCGGCTGATTTTTCGACGTTGATCGGGCCTGAAGCTGATCTACTAGGGGTCTTGCGCGGCTGGCCTCAGTTGCGCGATAGAGCTGAGCTCCCGCCTTGGATCACAGCACCGCATCTCTTGCCCAGGCTGGACACTAATAGGCGACCGGAGTGGGCCCTGCGTGTGGCCGAGCTGCGTCATTCACCTGATGAAGGCCCGAGGATTGTTCGTGACGTGTCTCGCGCGCTCCAGTTGTATCAAAATGATGCCGCCTACATCGAGGCGGGCTACTTCTTCTCTCCTGTATCCGCCTCAGGAGAGACTCTGCATCCCAGGAAATGGTCAATCAATTGGGCTCCGGAGATTCATGAGAGACTGAATGATTCGATTCAGATCTCACTGAGCAATGAAGTGCTGGGGTTGGATGCCATCGACTCCTGGCCCGCAGAACCGTGCATTGCGCTGCTCGATACAGGCGACCAGGATGCATCATTTCAGGTTAACTTGACGGGTGTCGCTGGGGGTCCGGAGTCGCCTCACGATCCAGACGGGCACGGAACGTCTATTGGAAGCCTTCTCCGAGCCGTAGCTCCGAATACCCATATGAACAGCTTTCGAGCGCTCAAGCCTGGCGATAAATACATCGAATCCCCTACGCTCATTAACGGCCTCAACGAGGCAATGTGGCAGATAGGGCGATATCAAGTCATAGTCGTCGCACAGCGGGCCATGCTAGGAGTGAGGGACCAAAGCGGTCACGCTGGGTTCCTTCGGATCGCGCAGACCAATTACAAGAGGGGCGTTACGATGCCCCTCGTTGTTTGCGCAGCAGGGAACGAAGGGCCAGATTATATGGCATACCCAGCAACAGTTCCTGGCTTCATCGTTGCCTGTGGACTTGACTGGTACGGCCGGGTGGCAACATACAATTGTCGCACCCCAGAGGGTCTCACACTTCACGTGGTTGGCGCTCTGGGGGGTACTAGCGAGAAGCCGCTGGGTACGTCAGCACCCGCAGCCATGCCGCATATCAAGAAAGACCTGTATGGAAGTTCATTTGCAACGGCTCTTATTGGTGCATCGCTCGCCTTGAACCGTCGGAGGCCATGATTAATTCCGGGATTTTGCCGAGTTGGGGGTGCCAACTTGGGGCCAGACGCTTGGCACTCCTAGCCGAATTGACATCCAGACCTTGGGGAGCAGACTTGTCACAGATCCTTCGTGACGGGCTGTGAGGCAGCGCATCTCTGGTGCGCCTCAAAAGCTATTCCCCCAAAGCCGTGAGGCGCCCAGTGAAACTAGTCATCAGGCTGTAGAGCACCAGTTGCCCCTTCTCTGCTGTGACACGGGAAGGAAATCCGATGACCCCCGTCTTTGTGTACTCCTTCATTCCTACGGGTGAGCAGGAAGGGCCGGTGGCGGCCACTGACTGCACGTCAAGCATCACCACATCGGCTCCCGCGTCGGCGAGGCGAGCGGCACCCCGGCCATCCCGAAGTCGGAGCGCCCCCCGGCGGCGACGACCCGCGGGGCGTCGGCCGCCACCGCGAAGGAGTCGCACCGCGTACTGCGCAGTGCCATCTCCGCAGCATGCCGGGAGGAACTCATCAGCAGGAACGTCGTCCAGCTCGTGCCGGCGCCCCGAGTGCAGCCGCGGGAACTCCAGCCGTGGAACCTCGATCAGACGGTGATCTTCCTTGAGGCCTCCCGGCAGGACCCTCTGTACGCCGCGTTCGTGGTGGCTGTGACGCTCGGGCTGCGGCGCGGGGAGATTCTGGGGCTGCGCTGGCAGGACATCGACCTGGAGCGCCGGACGTTGACCGTGCGGAACCAGATCCAGCGGGTGCAGAAGGAGCTGTACGCGGACTCGACCAAGAACCGCCGGACCCGGGTCATTCCGATCCCGCTGATGTGCGTGGCCCCGCTCCGGTGGCAGCGTCTGCGCCAGGCCGCTCAGCGGGAAGCCGCCGGAACGGCCTGGCAGCAGAACGACTACGTGTTCACGACGCGTACCGGCCGTCCGGTGGAGCCGCGGAACATCAGCCGGTCGTTCGAGCGGATCGCGGACGGGGCGGGACTCCCCCGGGTGCGGCTGCACGATGCCCGACACGGGTGCGCCACCCTGCTCTTCGCCGCTGGGGTGCCGGCGAGGGTGGTCATGGAGATCCTCGGCCACTCGCAGATCGCCGTCACGATGAACATCTACACGCACGTGTCCGAGGAGACGCGGAGGGAGGCCATCGGGCACATGGACCGGATGCTGCGGCGGCGGGGTCCGCGAGGCTGATTGCCGTCAAGAACTACCGTCAAAGGCCCCCAGCCGCATGCGGCTGGGGGCCTTTTGACTGGTGGGCGCGGACGGTTTCGAACCGCCGACATCTGCTTTGTAAGAGCAGCGCTCTACCCCTGAGCTACGCACCCGTGGATGAGTGAACAGCCTACATGGCGAGCGCACCCCCCACGCAAACCCGTTCCCGTGAGGGAGAATGGTCCGGGGCATGGCGGACGCGGTACGGGAGAGGGATTGTGACAACAGCATCCCGGCGTTGGTTCGGTGGGCGGGACGAGAGTCGGCGGGCGGATGCGCAGGCGGCCAAGGATGCCGCCGCCGCGGCGTTCTACGAGCTGGACACCGCGCAGCGGGATCTGCGGATCTCGATCGAGACCATCGCCGCCGCGGACGGGTCGCCCGCCGCGCGGCAGGCGAGCGAGGGGTTCGCCGCGCTGGGGCAGCGGATCGACCAGGTCAGCCATGTGTACATCGAGGCCGTCGACGCGCACGACCTGGACCGGGTGGATCTTGAGGCCTCCGTCGCCACGCAGGCCCGGGAGCAGTTGACCCGGGCGCGCGATGAGCTGGTGCGGGCCAAAGGGGAGCTGGACCGGTTCGCGCAGGGGCTGCAGCCGCTGCTGGACAAGGCCGAGACGCAGCTCGCCCGGGTCGCGCCGGCCCGGGAGCGGGCCAAGGCCGCGCTGCTGGCGGCCAGCGACGCGCTGGACGCCGTACGGGCGAAGGGGATGCGGGCCGATGATCTGGCGGCGCGGCTGGCCGCGCTGGGCCCGGAGCTGACCAAGCTGAACCAGGGCGCGGCCCAGCACGGGGTGCAGGAGACCGTGCAGCGCGCCGACCGGATCCTGCGGGACGCCGAGGGCGTACGGGCGGAGGCGGCGCGGCTGCCGGAGCGGGCCGCGGAGATCGACCGGCGGCTGGTGAGCCTGCGGACGCGGGCCCAGGCGCTGCGCAACCGGGCGGACCGGGTGGATCCGGTCCTGAGCGAGCTGCGTCGCCGGTTCAGCGCGGCCTGCTGGCAGGACCTGCAGCACGTCCCTGACCAGGCGATACGGGATGTCGCGCTGGCGGAGGACCGGCTCGAGGAGGCTTCCCGGGCGCGGGACGAGCAGCGCTGGGCCGACGTAGGGGTGCTGATCGACGGGGTACGGGCTTCGCTGGAGGCCACGGACGAGGCGGTGTCGGCCGCGCAGGACCGGCTGACGCGGCTGGAGGAAGTGGCGCGGAACCCGCAGGCCGAGGTGGACCGGACCCGGTTCGCGATCCGGGATGCGCAGCGCCTCGCGATGGCGGGCCGCAGTGTGCCCGATCCGCGGCACGCGCGGCCGCTGGACGAGGCGGTGGCCCGGATGGAGCGGGCGCTGGCGGGGCTGGAGGGGCGGCACCCGGACTACTGGCATTTCCTGCAGGAGATGGAGGAGGTCCGGATGGCGGTGGGCCGGGTGGTGGCGGATATGCGGGGCCGGAGCGCCGCAGGCTGAGGCCGGGGTTGTCGGGGGGCAGGCATCGGCGGATGCTGGAGGGGCCGGAAACGGAGCAGAGGAGGGCGCAATGGCTGCCCACACGTCCCACAAGCCTCGTGCAGCCCGTGCACCCCAGGCACCGTCCGCACCGCAGGATTCCTACACGGCTCACGCGCTCTACGGGTGCACCGAGCCCCACGAGAACTACGCACCGTACGTGCCCCACGAGCCGTACGAGACCCACGAGCCGCCGGCCGGCCCCGGCAGGCTGCAGCGCCTTCTGCACCCGGTCAATGCCGAGCTCGACGAGCACCTGCCCGTCGACCACAAGCTCGGCAAGGTCTACCGGGTCGGCGCCGGCCTGACCGGACTGCTGCTGGTCGTCTTCGGCATCCTGGGGCTCATCGACGAGATCGGGTTCTTCGACACCGGCGGAGACACGGTGCTCGCGCTGAACACCAACGGCGCGCTGAGTGTCCTGTCGATCTGTATCGGGGTGCTGCTGTTCGTCGGGATGGTGATCGGCGGGACCTTCGCCTCCACCTTGAACATCGTGCTCGGGGTGCTGTTCATCCTGAGTGGATTCGTCAATCTCGCCCTGCTGGACACCGGTTTCAACTTCCTGGCCTTCGAGATCCAGAACGTGCTGTTCAGTTTCGTCGTCGGCGTGATGCTGATGTGGTTCGGGATGTACGGGCGGGTGGGCAGCGCGCTGCCGCACGACAATCCGTACTGGCGGGCCCGCCATCCCGAGCAGGCGGCCCGGGAGCAGCGGGCGGCGGCACAGACCGGGAGGCGGGTCCAGGCCCTGCCGTAATTCCTCCCGCCGCCGTTAACCTGGCCGCATGCCTCGATACGAATTCCGCTGCCGGACCTGCGACGACACCTTTGAGGTGAGCCGGCCGATGGCCGAGTCCTCCGCGCCCGCCGACTGCCCCGCCGGGCACGCCGACACCGTCAAGCTGCTCTCCGCCGTCGCCGTGGGCGGTACCA from Streptomyces sp. NBC_00190 harbors:
- a CDS encoding DedA family protein; the protein is MFETLGSLTASPWIYAVVAVSVVLDVFLPVLPSGVLVITAAAAAAAAGAAGPVAVPAQVPDILALLVIATTASVLGDMAAYRLARRGGARLDRAIARSRRLTRAHERLGTALARGGGALVVIARFAPAGRSVVSLGAGKTHRKVAEFLPWSVLAGMAWAGYSVSLGYFGTQWLGTQWLGTAVSVVALFAAGAVAAFLVRRPASPTAAPAA
- a CDS encoding DUF2277 domain-containing protein — its product is MCRSIKTLRPPAIPEKATEEEIRSAALQYVRKVSGFRVPAAHNREVFEASVDAVAEATRLLLDGLQVRGQATATATA
- a CDS encoding TRADD-N-associated membrane domain-containing protein; its protein translation is MGEWLAWGGVAVAVAAVLVVMLERAVGAGFERKRDEERARLLAHVAEPVAEPGGEAVGGPGHPKFDDVGGIRPHPPAQLGDRRDDFTPILVEYYAYGLTQARSSFATSQRFAGVGAAILLCGVALAVWKAEGGGELYLGVVTSSVGLVTTLVGQLFHRRADIALRHMADQTASLRDDRRAAETTQQAIGLLDEVTDPELRGRLQAGLIMKLSGAELPR
- a CDS encoding S8/S53 family peptidase; the encoded protein is MDVPAADFSTLIGPEADLLGVLRGWPQLRDRAELPPWITAPHLLPRLDTNRRPEWALRVAELRHSPDEGPRIVRDVSRALQLYQNDAAYIEAGYFFSPVSASGETLHPRKWSINWAPEIHERLNDSIQISLSNEVLGLDAIDSWPAEPCIALLDTGDQDASFQVNLTGVAGGPESPHDPDGHGTSIGSLLRAVAPNTHMNSFRALKPGDKYIESPTLINGLNEAMWQIGRYQVIVVAQRAMLGVRDQSGHAGFLRIAQTNYKRGVTMPLVVCAAGNEGPDYMAYPATVPGFIVACGLDWYGRVATYNCRTPEGLTLHVVGALGGTSEKPLGTSAPAAMPHIKKDLYGSSFATALIGASLALNRRRP
- a CDS encoding DUF4383 domain-containing protein, with protein sequence MAAHTSHKPRAARAPQAPSAPQDSYTAHALYGCTEPHENYAPYVPHEPYETHEPPAGPGRLQRLLHPVNAELDEHLPVDHKLGKVYRVGAGLTGLLLVVFGILGLIDEIGFFDTGGDTVLALNTNGALSVLSICIGVLLFVGMVIGGTFASTLNIVLGVLFILSGFVNLALLDTGFNFLAFEIQNVLFSFVVGVMLMWFGMYGRVGSALPHDNPYWRARHPEQAAREQRAAAQTGRRVQALP
- a CDS encoding FmdB family zinc ribbon protein, translated to MPRYEFRCRTCDDTFEVSRPMAESSAPADCPAGHADTVKLLSAVAVGGTSSAPAPARAGGGGGCCGGGGCG